In one Bacillus mesophilus genomic region, the following are encoded:
- a CDS encoding alpha/beta hydrolase produces MRKLVMTFILLLTYMVSIGLFFSNRIMYIKKKEADFILDRELREKRFIQTEYETLEKEEIIIPSSFGYEIKGTFIPSKRETDQYIIICHGVTMSRVNSIKYMYLFHNRNFNVIMYVHRRHGESGGKTTSYGHYEKYDLQSVVHWTKETFGEDITLGIHGESMGAVTTLLYAGMLEDGADFYIADCPFSDFEEQLTYLLKKDFKLPKQAVLPFGNTFLKIRDQYTVKDVSPISCIHTIKSPVLFIHSKEDDYILPTMSRQLYEKKVGPKKIVIAPKGSHAYSYGDNPELYEEVIDDFLHDFIFQSK; encoded by the coding sequence ATGAGAAAATTAGTAATGACCTTTATATTATTGCTAACCTATATGGTTTCTATAGGATTGTTTTTTAGTAATCGGATTATGTACATAAAGAAAAAAGAAGCCGACTTTATTTTAGATCGAGAACTACGAGAAAAACGGTTCATACAAACAGAGTATGAGACTTTAGAGAAAGAAGAAATCATTATCCCTTCTTCATTTGGGTATGAGATAAAAGGAACATTCATCCCTAGCAAAAGGGAAACTGATCAATATATAATCATTTGTCATGGTGTGACAATGAGCCGTGTGAATTCTATAAAGTATATGTATTTATTTCATAACCGGAATTTTAATGTCATCATGTATGTTCACCGTAGACACGGTGAATCCGGAGGAAAGACGACAAGCTATGGACACTATGAGAAATATGATTTACAAAGCGTTGTTCATTGGACAAAGGAGACTTTTGGTGAGGATATTACTTTAGGTATTCACGGAGAATCAATGGGAGCCGTTACGACTTTACTTTATGCCGGTATGTTAGAAGATGGAGCGGACTTTTATATTGCAGATTGTCCTTTTTCTGACTTTGAAGAGCAGCTGACGTACCTTTTAAAAAAGGATTTCAAGTTACCTAAGCAGGCTGTCCTTCCTTTTGGTAATACCTTTTTGAAGATAAGAGATCAATACACGGTTAAGGATGTATCTCCTATTTCCTGTATCCACACTATCAAAAGTCCTGTTTTATTTATTCATAGCAAGGAAGATGACTATATCCTGCCTACTATGTCTAGACAGCTTTATGAGAAAAAAGTGGGACCGAAAAAAATTGTTATCGCACCAAAGGGGTCTCATGCTTACTCTTATGGCGACAATCCAGAGCTGTACGAAGAGGTAATTGATGACTTTTTACATGATTTTATTTTTCAGTCTAAATAA
- a CDS encoding VanZ family protein, translating to MYVYIVMVLFVTLMPFTISILLGSTNSLFTANFIPFRDFQEGYNGAIKEIILNIIMMMPFGFLYPIIKKRGVLHTLILTLLFSIIIECSQLLGSLWGGAPSRSFDVTDLFTNTIGGFIGYLMFICLRPIVNKIVRSS from the coding sequence ATGTACGTTTACATTGTCATGGTTTTATTTGTTACTCTTATGCCATTTACTATCTCTATACTGCTAGGAAGTACTAATAGTTTGTTTACCGCTAATTTTATTCCTTTTAGAGACTTTCAAGAAGGTTACAATGGAGCGATAAAAGAAATCATCTTAAATATCATAATGATGATGCCTTTTGGTTTTTTATATCCAATTATTAAGAAAAGAGGTGTTCTGCATACATTAATCTTAACCTTACTATTTAGTATAATAATTGAATGTTCTCAGTTACTAGGTTCGCTGTGGGGTGGAGCACCTTCAAGAAGTTTTGATGTAACAGATTTATTTACAAATACAATCGGAGGATTTATAGGCTATCTAATGTTTATATGTTTAAGACCAATTGTTAATAAAATAGTAAGAAGTTCTTAA
- a CDS encoding sigma-54 interaction domain-containing protein gives MDEATVNHIDGLEDIYQTLLKVIDVGVHVIDESGKTVIYNQKMAEIEGMEIEDVLYKNVLDVFVFQNELDSTLIQALKQETISKNVKQTYFNNKGKEITTINDTFPIYNKNKLMIGAIEVARDITRLERIIRDNIIHKGDTPYTFDSIIGRSPSLIEEIENSKRATRTSSSVLIIGETGTGKELFAQSIHNGSQRSSKPFVSQNCAALPDSLIEGLLFGTKKGAFTGSIERPGLFEQAQGGTILLDEINSLNPALQAKLLRAIQEKTIRRVGDIKDKKIDVRIIATINEDPIDAISEGKLRKDLYYRLGVVTIFVPPLRERKEDIPLLVHTFINKYNELFDMKVKGLSEEVLHLFNEYDWPGNVRELEHIIEGAMNLVDDEETIIFNHLPVTFRKKPQFKESSLSGRGDQEQIDFKKAENALSLEEYMEEAEKKYLEKALEKYDSNISKAAKAIGMSRQSLQYRLRKYDL, from the coding sequence GTGGATGAAGCAACAGTGAACCATATAGATGGACTAGAGGATATTTATCAAACATTACTTAAAGTAATTGATGTTGGTGTGCATGTGATTGATGAGAGCGGGAAAACCGTTATTTATAATCAAAAAATGGCCGAAATAGAAGGGATGGAAATAGAGGATGTCCTTTATAAAAACGTACTGGACGTTTTTGTTTTCCAGAATGAATTAGATAGCACGCTGATCCAGGCACTAAAACAAGAGACTATTAGTAAAAATGTGAAGCAAACGTATTTTAATAATAAAGGGAAAGAAATAACCACCATAAACGATACATTTCCCATTTATAACAAAAATAAATTGATGATCGGTGCAATTGAAGTAGCTAGAGATATTACTAGATTAGAACGCATTATACGAGATAATATCATCCATAAAGGAGATACACCCTATACATTTGATAGTATTATCGGGAGAAGTCCGAGCTTGATCGAGGAGATAGAAAATAGCAAACGAGCTACTCGTACTTCCTCATCTGTTCTTATTATAGGAGAGACTGGAACAGGGAAAGAGCTATTTGCTCAAAGTATTCATAATGGAAGTCAACGATCTTCAAAGCCTTTCGTTAGCCAAAATTGTGCGGCTCTCCCTGATAGTTTAATAGAAGGTCTTTTGTTTGGTACAAAAAAAGGTGCATTCACGGGTTCAATTGAGCGTCCTGGTTTATTTGAACAGGCTCAAGGAGGAACTATTTTGTTGGATGAAATCAATTCGTTAAATCCGGCGTTACAAGCAAAACTATTACGTGCCATTCAGGAAAAAACAATCCGTAGAGTAGGGGATATCAAGGATAAGAAAATTGATGTTAGGATTATTGCAACAATTAACGAAGACCCGATTGATGCTATTTCAGAAGGGAAGTTACGCAAAGACCTTTACTATCGGCTAGGGGTAGTGACGATCTTTGTTCCACCTCTTCGGGAGCGGAAAGAGGATATCCCTTTATTAGTTCATACATTTATTAATAAATATAATGAATTGTTTGATATGAAAGTTAAGGGATTATCTGAAGAAGTCCTACATCTATTTAACGAATATGACTGGCCAGGAAATGTGAGAGAACTTGAACACATTATCGAAGGAGCTATGAATCTAGTAGATGATGAGGAGACGATTATATTTAATCATCTGCCAGTTACATTCCGGAAGAAGCCTCAATTTAAGGAATCAAGCTTAAGTGGAAGAGGAGACCAAGAACAGATTGATTTTAAAAAGGCAGAGAATGCGTTAAGTTTAGAAGAATATATGGAAGAAGCAGAGAAAAAATACTTAGAAAAAGCACTTGAAAAGTACGACTCAAATATCTCTAAAGCAGCAAAAGCGATAGGTATGAGTCGTCAAAGTCTTCAATATCGATTACGTAAGTATGATTTATAG
- a CDS encoding ornithine--oxo-acid transaminase yields the protein MTTITQSVISQTQKYGANNYHPLPIVISKAEGVWVNDPEGNKYMDMLSAYSAVNQGHRHPKIIAALKEQADRVTLTSRAFHNDQLGPWYEKVAKLTKKEMALPMNTGAEAVETAIKAIRRWGYDVKGIADNQAEIIACEGNFHGRTMSAVSLSSEAEYKRGFGPMLPGIKLIPYGDLDALKQAITPNTAAFLLEPIQGEAGIILPPKGFMKAAYELCKENNVLFVADEIQAGLARSGKMFACEWEDVNPDMYILGKALGGGVFPISCVVANSDVLGVFNPGSHGSTFGGNPMACAVSIAAIEVLEDEKLADRSLELGNYFMDRLKEIKNPLIKEVRGRGLFIGVELVEPARKYCESLKEKGLLCKETHDTVIRFAPPLIITKEELDWAIERIKTVLS from the coding sequence ATGACAACTATTACACAATCAGTAATCTCACAAACTCAAAAATATGGTGCAAATAACTATCATCCGTTGCCGATCGTTATCTCAAAAGCTGAAGGTGTTTGGGTGAATGATCCAGAAGGAAATAAATATATGGATATGCTAAGTGCCTATTCAGCCGTAAACCAAGGGCACAGACACCCTAAAATTATTGCAGCACTAAAAGAGCAAGCAGACCGTGTGACTTTAACTTCAAGAGCATTTCATAATGATCAACTTGGACCATGGTATGAAAAGGTTGCTAAGTTAACAAAGAAAGAAATGGCGCTTCCGATGAATACTGGTGCTGAAGCTGTTGAAACAGCAATTAAAGCTATTAGACGTTGGGGATATGATGTGAAGGGAATTGCCGATAATCAGGCAGAAATCATTGCATGTGAAGGGAATTTCCATGGCCGTACAATGTCAGCTGTTTCGTTATCCTCTGAGGCAGAATATAAAAGAGGCTTCGGTCCAATGCTTCCAGGAATAAAATTAATTCCTTACGGTGATCTTGATGCCCTCAAGCAAGCTATCACACCAAATACGGCTGCATTTTTATTAGAACCGATTCAAGGAGAAGCTGGAATTATCCTTCCACCAAAAGGATTCATGAAGGCAGCCTATGAACTGTGTAAAGAAAATAATGTTTTATTTGTTGCTGATGAGATTCAAGCAGGACTTGCACGCTCCGGGAAGATGTTTGCTTGTGAATGGGAAGATGTAAATCCAGATATGTACATTTTAGGAAAAGCACTTGGAGGTGGGGTATTCCCTATTTCTTGCGTTGTCGCAAATAGTGATGTCTTAGGTGTATTTAACCCTGGTTCACACGGATCTACCTTTGGAGGAAATCCTATGGCTTGTGCGGTATCTATTGCAGCTATTGAGGTGTTAGAAGATGAAAAACTAGCTGACCGCTCTTTAGAATTAGGAAACTATTTTATGGATCGTTTAAAAGAGATCAAGAATCCTCTGATAAAAGAAGTGCGTGGAAGAGGTTTGTTTATTGGTGTTGAATTAGTTGAACCCGCTCGAAAGTATTGTGAGAGTTTAAAAGAAAAAGGACTTCTTTGTAAAGAAACTCATGACACCGTTATTCGCTTTGCACCTCCTCTAATTATTACAAAAGAGGAATTGGATTGGGCAATAGAACGTATTAAAACTGTATTATCTTAA
- a CDS encoding Glu/Leu/Phe/Val family dehydrogenase, protein METAVKKQEETTNLLTSTQVVIEEALVKLGYSSEMYELLKEPLRMLTVRIPIKMDDGTTKVFTGYRAQHNDAVGPTKGGIRFHPEINEEEVKALSMWMSLKCGIVDLPYGGGKGGIICDPRKMSQFELEKLSRGYVRAISQIVGPTKDIPAPDVYTNSQIMAWMMDEYSRLREYDSPGFITGKPLVLGGSQGREKATALGVTICIEEAAKKLGIQLKGARVVVQGFGNAGSFLAKMMYDAGAKVIGISDAHGALHNENGLDIDYLLDKRDSFGTVTTLFEDTITNQELLELDCDILVPAAISNQITAKNAQNIKASIVVEAANGPTTWEATKILTERGILLVPDVLASAGGVTVSYFEWVQNNQGYYWTEDEVLVKLSNVLIASFEQVYQLSKHRGVNMRLAAYMVGVRKMAEASRFRGWV, encoded by the coding sequence ATGGAAACCGCAGTTAAAAAACAAGAAGAAACAACAAATTTATTAACATCTACCCAAGTAGTAATTGAAGAGGCACTTGTGAAATTAGGGTATTCATCAGAAATGTATGAACTCCTTAAGGAACCTCTCAGAATGCTGACAGTACGAATCCCTATCAAGATGGATGATGGAACCACGAAGGTGTTTACAGGCTACCGAGCACAGCATAATGATGCCGTTGGTCCTACTAAGGGCGGAATAAGATTTCACCCTGAGATCAACGAAGAGGAAGTCAAGGCATTATCCATGTGGATGAGTCTGAAGTGTGGAATTGTAGACCTTCCGTATGGTGGAGGAAAAGGCGGGATTATTTGTGACCCTCGCAAAATGTCACAGTTTGAGCTTGAAAAACTTAGTAGAGGCTATGTAAGAGCAATCAGCCAAATTGTTGGTCCTACGAAGGATATCCCCGCTCCAGATGTATATACAAATTCACAAATCATGGCGTGGATGATGGATGAGTATAGCCGTTTACGCGAATACGATTCACCTGGCTTTATCACGGGTAAACCGCTTGTCCTAGGTGGGTCTCAAGGCAGAGAAAAAGCCACTGCGCTTGGAGTGACTATTTGTATCGAGGAAGCAGCAAAAAAACTGGGAATACAATTAAAGGGTGCACGAGTGGTCGTACAGGGATTTGGAAATGCTGGAAGCTTCTTAGCCAAAATGATGTATGATGCAGGTGCAAAGGTAATAGGTATTTCAGATGCCCATGGTGCACTTCATAATGAGAATGGCCTTGATATTGATTACTTACTAGATAAAAGAGATAGTTTTGGTACGGTGACTACTTTGTTTGAAGATACCATCACTAACCAGGAACTACTTGAGCTAGATTGTGATATTTTAGTACCAGCAGCGATTTCTAATCAAATCACTGCAAAAAATGCACAAAACATTAAAGCATCTATTGTTGTAGAAGCAGCAAACGGTCCAACTACTTGGGAAGCCACTAAAATCCTAACAGAACGTGGGATACTTCTTGTACCAGACGTATTAGCTAGTGCTGGTGGTGTTACGGTTTCCTATTTTGAATGGGTTCAAAATAATCAAGGATATTACTGGACGGAAGATGAGGTTCTAGTAAAATTAAGCAATGTATTAATTGCTTCATTTGAGCAGGTCTATCAGCTATCTAAACACCGAGGTGTTAACATGAGGTTAGCAGCTTATATGGTCGGTGTTCGAAAGATGGCGGAAGCCTCTAGATTTAGAGGATGGGTATAA
- the hpaB gene encoding 4-hydroxyphenylacetate 3-monooxygenase, oxygenase component, with product MSAISGKEYMNRIDRLKSNVWVNGEKVNGNISVHPSFKGVISSQANLYDLQLDPKYKKKMTYPSPLTGHSVGASYLIPKSKEDLEFRRIMIKEWAKQSAGLMGRSPDYMNTALMSFAAAKELFGEYDSVWEQNVWNFYELAREQDLSFTHTFVNPQVNRSSFYFTEFEDDIIAAQVVDQNEDGIVIKGARLLATQGGMTDELMVFPGGGVTSNSLAYAFSIPSNTKGLKFICREPYSYRDSTFDHPLASKFDEIDTIVVFDHVLVPWNRVFFHNNMELSNKLYSDSSFFPLVLHQVITRRWAKLEFLLGLAHLLVDTIQIQEYEHIQGKISEIIISLETIKALLESSELNSGPDRFGTWVPALNPLYVAATTFPTIYPRMTEIIQLLGASGLASLPTEEDFTSEIKPDLELYLRSATLPAKERVQLYRLAWDYCMSAFGSRQTLYERFFFGDPVKLQGNLFKRYDRGSYVDMVNEFLQRAQDS from the coding sequence ATGTCTGCAATCTCAGGAAAAGAATATATGAATCGAATTGATCGGTTAAAGTCAAATGTGTGGGTAAATGGTGAAAAGGTAAATGGAAATATCTCGGTTCACCCTTCCTTTAAGGGGGTAATAAGTAGCCAAGCAAATCTCTATGATTTGCAATTGGACCCAAAATATAAGAAAAAAATGACCTACCCCTCCCCTTTAACAGGGCATTCTGTTGGTGCGTCCTACTTAATCCCTAAATCAAAGGAAGACTTAGAGTTTAGAAGGATCATGATTAAGGAATGGGCTAAACAATCTGCGGGATTAATGGGAAGATCACCGGATTATATGAATACAGCCTTGATGTCATTTGCTGCAGCAAAGGAATTGTTTGGGGAATATGATTCTGTATGGGAGCAAAATGTTTGGAATTTTTATGAATTAGCTCGTGAGCAAGATTTGTCTTTTACCCATACCTTTGTAAATCCACAAGTGAACAGGTCTTCGTTTTATTTTACGGAATTTGAGGATGACATTATTGCAGCACAAGTTGTCGACCAAAATGAAGATGGAATTGTTATAAAAGGGGCAAGACTACTTGCAACTCAAGGTGGCATGACAGATGAATTGATGGTATTTCCTGGTGGAGGAGTAACGAGTAATTCTTTAGCGTACGCTTTTTCAATACCTAGTAATACAAAAGGATTAAAGTTTATTTGTCGAGAGCCTTATTCTTATCGAGATTCTACCTTTGATCATCCACTTGCTTCAAAATTTGATGAAATTGATACCATAGTTGTGTTTGATCATGTTTTAGTTCCATGGAATCGTGTGTTTTTTCATAACAATATGGAGCTTTCAAATAAACTGTATAGTGACAGTAGTTTCTTTCCTCTTGTTCTTCATCAGGTTATTACAAGACGTTGGGCCAAATTAGAATTCCTGTTAGGTCTTGCTCATTTACTCGTTGATACCATTCAGATACAGGAGTATGAGCATATACAAGGGAAGATTAGCGAGATCATCATAAGTCTAGAGACAATAAAAGCTTTATTGGAATCTTCAGAGTTGAACAGTGGACCTGACCGATTTGGTACGTGGGTACCCGCTCTAAACCCGCTTTACGTTGCAGCAACAACATTCCCAACTATTTACCCTCGAATGACAGAAATTATCCAGCTTTTAGGTGCTAGCGGTTTAGCCTCCCTTCCAACTGAAGAGGACTTTACCTCTGAAATTAAACCAGATCTTGAACTGTATCTTCGCTCAGCCACATTACCCGCCAAAGAGCGAGTCCAACTGTATCGTTTAGCTTGGGATTATTGCATGAGTGCCTTTGGGTCTCGTCAAACTCTATATGAGCGTTTCTTCTTTGGTGATCCCGTTAAGCTTCAAGGGAATTTGTTTAAGCGTTACGATCGGGGATCTTATGTAGACATGGTAAATGAATTTCTTCAAAGAGCACAGGACTCATAG
- a CDS encoding PQQ-binding-like beta-propeller repeat protein: protein MSRQICLSLLITGSLLINGCESIIVSNSVKWEDHSFSKATPFVKNISKEKWTPYQKTIDSVKQDLSLITYDLTGEFPSNPFQTFEQNYTDIDGVLTFRGNHTRTSPSFGSLSIQPTLIEKAWEFQTSASRDWGGGAGWTGQPAIVKWEEDIKLMMNIKDEFKLKKDFVEVIYASLDGHVYFFELDTGAQSRPPIQLGNPIKGSVSIDPRGFPILYVGQGIPQTGPQEIGYRIYSLIDGSLLHFIKGTDGYSYRAWGAFDGAPLINKETDSMFLGGENGLFYGLQLHTTFNKEDKEISVQPEMTKYRYKISGNSYQGIENSVAAYKNLVYFSDNGGSIQAIDLRNMEPVWALSPTDDTDASIVVEAMDDVPYLYTGTQVDKQGTSGNSQLRKINGLTGEVVWNKDIPALSQLGDHPVNGGLLATPVLGVKEISNLVIFTISRYKTMAAGLMIALDKQTGKEVWRWEMPHYAWSSPVPVYTSHGEAFIIQCDSIGNIHLLDGVSGELLHTYNFDTNIEASPAIYNNMMVVANRGGQIGAFYIK, encoded by the coding sequence TTGAGTAGACAAATTTGCCTTTCCTTATTAATAACTGGTTCCTTACTAATAAATGGTTGTGAGTCAATCATTGTTTCAAACTCTGTAAAATGGGAGGATCACTCTTTCTCTAAGGCTACACCGTTTGTTAAGAATATTAGCAAAGAAAAATGGACACCCTATCAAAAAACAATTGACTCTGTAAAACAAGACCTATCTCTTATTACATATGATTTAACTGGAGAGTTTCCTTCAAATCCCTTTCAGACTTTTGAGCAAAATTATACAGACATAGATGGTGTTTTAACGTTCCGAGGAAACCATACCCGAACATCCCCTTCTTTCGGAAGCCTGAGTATACAACCGACCTTGATAGAAAAAGCGTGGGAATTCCAAACTAGTGCAAGTCGCGATTGGGGTGGTGGTGCAGGCTGGACTGGTCAACCGGCTATTGTGAAATGGGAAGAAGATATAAAGCTGATGATGAATATAAAAGATGAGTTTAAGCTAAAGAAAGATTTTGTAGAGGTCATTTATGCATCCTTAGATGGGCATGTGTATTTTTTCGAACTTGATACTGGTGCCCAAAGCCGACCTCCCATTCAATTAGGCAATCCAATCAAAGGAAGTGTATCGATCGACCCAAGGGGATTTCCAATACTATATGTAGGTCAAGGGATTCCTCAAACTGGACCTCAGGAAATTGGATACCGTATTTATAGCTTAATTGATGGATCTCTTCTGCACTTTATAAAAGGTACAGATGGGTATTCTTATAGAGCTTGGGGAGCCTTTGATGGTGCACCACTTATTAACAAGGAAACAGATTCTATGTTTCTAGGTGGGGAAAACGGTCTTTTCTATGGACTGCAGCTTCACACCACTTTTAATAAAGAAGATAAAGAAATCTCGGTTCAACCAGAGATGACAAAATATAGATACAAAATTAGTGGCAACTCCTATCAGGGAATAGAAAATTCTGTCGCAGCCTACAAAAACTTGGTTTACTTTTCCGATAATGGTGGGAGTATTCAAGCCATAGATTTACGTAACATGGAGCCTGTTTGGGCACTTTCACCAACCGATGATACAGATGCCTCTATTGTTGTGGAGGCAATGGACGATGTTCCATATCTTTATACGGGAACCCAAGTTGATAAACAAGGTACGAGTGGGAATAGTCAATTACGAAAGATCAATGGATTGACTGGTGAAGTCGTTTGGAACAAGGATATTCCTGCGTTAAGTCAATTAGGAGATCATCCTGTAAACGGCGGACTGTTAGCTACTCCTGTTTTGGGCGTTAAAGAAATTTCTAATCTCGTCATCTTCACCATTTCTCGTTATAAGACGATGGCTGCTGGTCTCATGATTGCTCTCGACAAACAAACCGGTAAAGAGGTTTGGAGATGGGAAATGCCTCACTATGCCTGGTCCTCTCCTGTTCCAGTCTACACCAGTCATGGCGAAGCCTTTATCATACAATGTGACTCAATTGGTAATATCCATTTACTAGATGGCGTTAGTGGGGAGCTCTTGCATACCTACAACTTTGATACTAATATAGAGGCCTCTCCTGCCATCTACAATAATATGATGGTAGTAGCAAATAGAGGAGGGCAAATAGGGGCTTTTTACATCAAATAA
- a CDS encoding GNAT family N-acetyltransferase, translating to MKELPVVILRELTLNDVEDRYQWCLDKEVTMHLNMPDKYPPFSREETRKWLEQCINRTNGYEQKAILTGEGVHIGWVDLKNFDRLNKHAELGIAIGNKKYWGKGYGASAMKEMLGYGFDSLQLNKIWLRVEVDNLKAIKSYKSLGYVEEGILREDRWRNGEFIDRLRMSILKEEFLLKHT from the coding sequence ATGAAAGAACTACCCGTAGTCATATTAAGAGAATTAACTCTTAACGATGTAGAAGATCGTTACCAATGGTGTTTAGATAAGGAAGTGACCATGCACTTAAATATGCCAGACAAGTATCCCCCCTTCAGTCGTGAAGAAACAAGGAAATGGTTGGAACAGTGTATCAATCGAACAAATGGTTATGAACAGAAGGCAATACTTACAGGTGAGGGTGTACATATTGGTTGGGTCGATTTAAAGAATTTTGATAGATTAAATAAGCATGCTGAACTTGGTATAGCTATTGGCAATAAGAAGTACTGGGGAAAAGGTTACGGCGCATCAGCTATGAAAGAGATGCTAGGATATGGATTTGATAGTTTGCAGTTAAACAAAATTTGGTTAAGAGTCGAAGTAGATAACTTGAAAGCAATTAAGTCTTATAAGAGTCTTGGCTATGTCGAAGAAGGAATCTTGAGAGAAGATAGATGGAGAAACGGAGAATTTATCGACCGGTTAAGAATGAGTATATTAAAAGAAGAGTTCCTCCTAAAGCATACCTAA
- a CDS encoding PhzF family phenazine biosynthesis protein has translation MKTVSYYIVDVFAENKYEGNQLAVFLEANALTDKEMLNIAKEVNYAEVSFILSNEERDHGFDVRIFTPVEEVPFAGHPSLGTAFVIKNYLLNENVEQVNLHVKAGTIPVTINNQDHSNDLLWMKQLEPEFLQTFHSQQITEVLGIDESDLDLRYPIQEVSTGLPTIIVPLKSLKSLEKCIINRDKYFKLVNSTQAKLIHAFCPETYNERNHMNVRNFGDYYGVSEEPATGSANGCLAGYLIKHHYFNSNEFSIIVEQGREVGRLGHLYLHAKQAGETIEVRVGGKVVPVAKGEFYV, from the coding sequence ATGAAAACAGTCTCCTATTATATAGTCGATGTCTTCGCAGAAAATAAATATGAAGGAAATCAGTTAGCTGTTTTTTTAGAAGCGAATGCGCTAACAGATAAAGAAATGCTAAACATTGCAAAAGAGGTAAATTATGCAGAAGTGTCATTTATCTTATCAAACGAAGAAAGAGATCATGGTTTTGATGTTAGGATATTCACACCAGTAGAAGAGGTCCCATTTGCGGGTCACCCATCTCTTGGAACGGCCTTTGTTATTAAAAACTATTTGTTAAATGAAAATGTTGAACAAGTAAACTTACATGTAAAAGCAGGTACGATACCAGTTACAATAAACAACCAGGATCACTCAAATGATTTGCTTTGGATGAAACAGCTTGAACCTGAGTTTCTACAAACGTTCCACTCACAGCAAATTACAGAAGTGTTAGGTATAGATGAAAGCGATCTAGATCTTCGCTATCCGATTCAAGAGGTTTCAACAGGTCTACCAACTATTATTGTTCCCCTGAAAAGCTTAAAGAGCTTAGAGAAATGTATTATTAATAGAGATAAATATTTTAAACTGGTCAACTCAACACAGGCTAAATTGATTCATGCATTTTGTCCTGAAACCTATAATGAAAGAAATCATATGAATGTAAGGAATTTCGGTGATTATTACGGTGTGTCAGAGGAACCAGCAACAGGTAGTGCCAATGGATGTCTAGCAGGATATTTGATTAAACATCATTATTTTAATTCAAATGAATTTTCGATTATCGTCGAACAAGGACGTGAAGTAGGACGGTTAGGACATTTGTATTTACATGCAAAACAGGCAGGGGAAACAATTGAGGTTAGGGTAGGGGGAAAAGTCGTACCTGTTGCAAAAGGGGAATTCTATGTGTAA
- a CDS encoding DUF3231 family protein — translation MTNPFEAVLTTLKTVIDNTNEPKTPLHVIEVGDCWLYVTTVEEFIRYEEVGLNTTTDDEVREMLIDATRLCESQVKRLSQFMRDEGIPLPDVTSAKPKSESKDVPLGVKLTDDEIVNGIMAKIVMGLSLCAKGQADAIRIDIGNMWLEFYLEWTTYGATLKNLARKRGWIKVPPYYYPPGSPV, via the coding sequence ATGACAAATCCATTTGAAGCGGTGTTAACCACACTAAAAACAGTCATAGATAATACTAATGAACCTAAAACACCTTTGCATGTTATTGAAGTTGGAGACTGTTGGTTGTATGTAACAACTGTCGAGGAGTTTATTCGTTATGAGGAAGTCGGTCTGAACACGACAACCGATGATGAAGTGAGGGAAATGTTAATAGATGCAACTCGCTTATGCGAATCACAAGTAAAAAGGCTAAGTCAATTTATGCGAGACGAAGGAATTCCACTACCGGATGTTACCTCAGCAAAGCCAAAATCAGAATCTAAAGATGTTCCCTTAGGAGTGAAGCTAACGGATGATGAGATTGTTAATGGGATTATGGCTAAAATTGTAATGGGCTTATCCTTATGCGCAAAAGGACAAGCAGATGCAATTCGTATTGATATTGGGAACATGTGGTTAGAGTTTTATTTAGAATGGACAACGTATGGAGCAACGTTAAAAAATTTGGCGCGGAAACGTGGTTGGATCAAAGTTCCTCCCTATTACTATCCTCCGGGCTCACCAGTATAA